One genomic region from Pseudoduganella dura encodes:
- the rpsC gene encoding 30S ribosomal protein S3: MGQKIHPTGFRLAVTRNWASRWYATNGNFAQMLNEDLKARVYLKKKLKNASVGRIVIERPAKNARFTVYSSRPGVVIGKKGEDIEVLKAELTKIMGVPVHVNIEEIRKPEIDSQLIADSIAQQLEKRIMFRRAMKRAMQNAMRLGAVGIKIMSSGRLNGIEIARTEWYREGRVPLHTLKADIDYGTSEASTTYGIIGVKVWVYKGDRSATGEAPVIDTPADEKKPRGPRRDDGKPGGRPRPGPGAKPGAPAARRAAKPAAAE, encoded by the coding sequence ATGGGACAGAAAATTCATCCAACCGGCTTCCGTCTGGCCGTAACCCGTAACTGGGCTTCGCGCTGGTACGCAACCAACGGTAACTTCGCTCAGATGCTGAACGAAGATCTGAAGGCGCGCGTCTACCTGAAGAAGAAGCTGAAGAACGCCTCCGTCGGCCGCATCGTCATCGAGCGTCCTGCGAAGAACGCCCGTTTCACCGTGTACAGCTCCCGTCCGGGCGTTGTCATCGGTAAAAAAGGCGAAGACATCGAAGTGCTGAAAGCGGAACTGACCAAGATCATGGGCGTGCCGGTGCACGTCAATATCGAGGAAATCCGCAAGCCGGAAATCGATTCGCAGCTGATCGCCGATTCGATCGCCCAGCAGCTGGAAAAGCGGATCATGTTCCGCCGCGCCATGAAGCGCGCAATGCAAAATGCAATGCGCCTGGGCGCCGTCGGCATCAAGATCATGTCGTCCGGCCGTCTGAACGGCATCGAGATCGCCCGTACCGAATGGTATCGCGAAGGCCGCGTGCCTCTGCATACCCTGAAGGCGGACATCGACTACGGCACGTCCGAAGCATCGACCACCTACGGCATCATCGGTGTCAAGGTGTGGGTGTACAAGGGTGACCGCTCCGCCACCGGCGAAGCACCAGTCATCGACACCCCGGCCGACGAGAAGAAGCCACGCGGTCCGCGTCGCGACGATGGTAAGCCGGGCGGTCGCCCACGTCCAGGTCCGGGCGCCAAACCAGGCGCCCCAGCCGCTCGCCGCGCTGCGAAGCCGGCTGCAGCTGAATAA
- the rplX gene encoding 50S ribosomal protein L24 — MDKIRKNDEVVVLTGKDKGKRGVVTQRVDAEHVVVDGVNVAKKAVKPNPMTGVTGGIVDKTMPIHVSNVALFNAATGKADRVGFKEVDGKKVRVFKSSGEVVKG; from the coding sequence ATGGATAAGATTCGCAAAAACGACGAAGTCGTCGTCCTGACCGGCAAGGACAAGGGCAAGCGCGGTGTCGTGACCCAGCGTGTAGACGCTGAGCACGTCGTGGTGGATGGCGTGAACGTGGCCAAGAAGGCCGTCAAGCCGAACCCGATGACGGGCGTAACTGGTGGCATCGTCGACAAGACCATGCCTATTCACGTGTCCAACGTTGCTCTGTTCAACGCTGCGACCGGCAAGGCCGATCGCGTGGGCTTCAAAGAAGTGGACGGTAAAAAAGTCCGCGTCTTCAAGTCCTCCGGCGAAGTAGTGAAGGGGTAA
- the rpsQ gene encoding 30S ribosomal protein S17, translated as MNEPVKQSLKRTLIGKVVSDKMDKTVTVLIERHVKHPLYGKIIVRSAKYHAHDETNQVKAGDTVEIAEGRPISKTKAWTVTRVVQAAQIV; from the coding sequence ATGAACGAACCAGTGAAACAGTCGCTCAAGCGCACGCTGATCGGTAAAGTGGTGTCCGACAAGATGGACAAGACCGTTACCGTGCTGATCGAGCGTCACGTCAAGCACCCTCTGTACGGCAAGATCATCGTGCGTTCGGCGAAATACCACGCACATGACGAAACCAACCAGGTCAAGGCCGGTGATACGGTCGAGATCGCGGAAGGTCGTCCGATCTCCAAGACGAAGGCGTGGACGGTGACCCGTGTAGTGCAAGCTGCACAAATCGTCTAA
- the tssF gene encoding type VI secretion system baseplate subunit TssF, with protein sequence MTQALQELFSHFERELLINQRLGTEFAKHYPQVASGVGFSGSGADQDPLIRKLMQGCALLNARTLMQIEKSKDEFTEGTLQVNYPNYNRPFPPATIVRFDGEKAGATLLKVPTIARGTTLHSAEVSGTRCQFRTVYDVKLAPMRVADVQFIAHFTPRAEIRVDAEITAAMRIAIEITSDRFEFTDPAIAQWRLFIDADPSHGACFRDTLFMRVHQAWFSTDESECLVPLQKNPLLPVGFREDEAMIPFETRSHPAYRFLTEYFCFPEKFNFVDVDFAAFADKIPAGCRRITLHLGIAHTRDDSAAARTLASLSRTTLLPSCTPAVNLFRKAACAIDLDHTKAEYTLLADTSRASAYDIYSIDKVVGLKECGVGSTTRPYHPYYSIRHAQAEAEDGHYWRSRRDALMAETSPGYEHSISFVDRDFDPQAVEAATISIDLTCTNRALPQELPIGAAGGDLMMAHQSGNVPIRMLRKPTAPYRFPTGDHWRLISHLALNHYSLVQHDAQALIEVLNLYDLPRSPATQRQIGGIRGLVQRRTRVRWNDEGAAGFLDGSEVRLMIDQQAYAGSGIHAFAQIIEHFLGLHVHLNSFVELVIECHATGRDLMRCKPRNGSLELL encoded by the coding sequence ATGACCCAGGCTCTGCAGGAATTATTCAGTCATTTCGAACGGGAACTGCTGATCAACCAGCGCCTCGGCACCGAATTCGCGAAGCATTATCCGCAGGTGGCATCCGGCGTGGGATTTAGCGGATCAGGCGCAGACCAGGACCCGTTGATCCGCAAACTGATGCAAGGATGTGCCCTGCTCAATGCACGAACCCTCATGCAAATCGAGAAAAGCAAGGATGAGTTCACGGAAGGCACGCTTCAGGTAAATTATCCGAACTACAACAGGCCATTTCCGCCAGCCACGATTGTTCGGTTCGATGGCGAAAAAGCCGGAGCCACCCTGCTGAAAGTACCCACCATTGCTCGCGGAACGACGCTGCATTCGGCCGAGGTAAGCGGCACACGGTGCCAGTTCCGCACTGTCTACGACGTCAAGCTTGCGCCAATGCGCGTGGCGGACGTTCAATTTATTGCACATTTCACGCCGCGGGCAGAAATCCGTGTCGATGCGGAAATAACCGCCGCAATGCGTATTGCGATCGAGATCACCTCCGACCGGTTCGAGTTCACCGATCCAGCCATCGCACAATGGCGCCTGTTCATCGATGCCGATCCCTCCCACGGTGCCTGTTTCCGGGACACGTTGTTCATGCGCGTGCATCAGGCATGGTTTTCAACGGACGAGAGCGAATGCCTGGTGCCGTTGCAAAAAAACCCGCTGCTGCCGGTTGGCTTTCGCGAAGACGAAGCGATGATCCCGTTCGAAACCCGCTCGCACCCGGCCTATCGATTCTTGACAGAATATTTCTGCTTTCCAGAAAAATTCAATTTCGTGGATGTCGATTTCGCTGCATTCGCCGACAAGATTCCCGCCGGCTGCCGCCGCATTACGCTGCATCTTGGCATCGCCCATACCCGTGACGACAGCGCCGCCGCCAGGACGCTGGCTTCCCTGTCTCGTACCACCCTGCTTCCTTCTTGCACCCCGGCCGTCAATCTGTTCCGCAAGGCTGCCTGCGCAATCGATCTCGACCATACAAAGGCGGAATACACCTTGCTGGCCGACACGAGCCGCGCCAGCGCTTACGACATCTACAGCATCGACAAGGTCGTCGGGCTCAAGGAATGCGGCGTAGGCAGCACGACCCGTCCTTATCATCCCTACTATTCGATTCGGCACGCTCAGGCCGAAGCGGAAGATGGGCATTACTGGCGTTCCCGGCGCGATGCACTGATGGCGGAAACCAGCCCGGGCTATGAACATTCCATCTCCTTCGTCGACCGTGATTTCGATCCGCAGGCAGTGGAAGCCGCGACGATATCCATCGACCTGACCTGCACGAACCGGGCCTTGCCGCAGGAATTGCCCATCGGTGCCGCGGGCGGCGACCTGATGATGGCCCATCAATCGGGCAACGTGCCGATACGGATGCTGCGCAAGCCGACCGCTCCTTACCGCTTTCCGACGGGCGATCACTGGCGCTTGATCTCGCACCTGGCCCTTAACCACTATTCGCTGGTGCAGCACGATGCGCAAGCGCTGATCGAGGTGTTGAACCTTTATGACCTGCCCCGGTCGCCGGCAACGCAACGGCAGATTGGCGGCATTCGGGGACTGGTGCAACGGCGGACCCGCGTGCGCTGGAACGATGAAGGCGCAGCCGGATTCCTGGATGGCAGCGAAGTGCGGCTGATGATCGACCAGCAAGCCTATGCCGGCAGTGGCATACATGCTTTTGCGCAGATCATCGAGCACTTCCTGGGCCTGCACGTGCACCTGAACAGCTTTGTCGAACTCGTCATTGAATGCCACGCCACGGGCAGGGATCTCATGCGATGCAAACCACGAAACGGCAGCCTCGAACTTCTGTGA
- the rpmC gene encoding 50S ribosomal protein L29, protein MKASELRGKDQAGLQKELNDLLKAQFGLRMQSATQQLSNNSQLKKVRRDIARVKTVMNTKEAK, encoded by the coding sequence ATGAAAGCATCTGAACTCCGCGGCAAAGACCAGGCCGGTCTGCAGAAAGAGCTGAACGACCTGCTGAAGGCACAGTTCGGCCTGCGTATGCAGAGCGCCACGCAGCAGCTGAGCAACAACTCGCAGCTGAAGAAGGTCCGCCGCGACATCGCACGCGTCAAAACGGTAATGAACACGAAGGAAGCCAAATGA
- the rpsS gene encoding 30S ribosomal protein S19: MTRSLKKGPFCDAHLVKKVETAQATKDKKPIKTWSRRSTIMPDFIGLTIAVHNGKVHVPVYVSENMVGHKLGEFALTRTFKGHAADKKAKK; the protein is encoded by the coding sequence ATGACCCGTTCATTGAAAAAAGGGCCGTTTTGCGACGCCCACCTGGTGAAGAAAGTCGAAACCGCGCAAGCGACGAAAGACAAGAAGCCAATCAAAACCTGGTCCCGCCGTTCGACGATCATGCCTGACTTCATCGGCCTGACGATTGCCGTGCACAACGGCAAGGTGCACGTGCCTGTGTACGTGTCCGAGAACATGGTTGGACACAAGCTCGGCGAGTTCGCGCTGACCCGTACGTTCAAGGGCCACGCTGCTGACAAAAAGGCGAAGAAATAA
- the rplV gene encoding 50S ribosomal protein L22 has product MMETKAILKGVRLSDQKGRLVADLIRGKKVDAALNILQFSPKKGATIIKKVLESAIANAEHNDGADIDELFVKTIYVEKGPILKRFTARAKGRGDRISKQSCHVYLTVGN; this is encoded by the coding sequence ATAATGGAAACCAAAGCAATCCTCAAAGGCGTGCGCCTGTCGGATCAAAAGGGTCGCCTGGTGGCTGACCTGATCCGCGGCAAGAAGGTTGACGCCGCGCTGAACATTCTGCAGTTCAGCCCGAAAAAAGGCGCCACCATCATCAAGAAGGTGCTGGAGTCCGCCATTGCGAACGCCGAGCACAACGATGGTGCCGACATCGACGAACTGTTCGTGAAAACGATCTACGTCGAAAAGGGCCCGATCCTGAAGCGCTTCACCGCGCGCGCAAAGGGCCGTGGCGACCGCATTTCGAAGCAGTCCTGCCACGTCTACCTGACGGTCGGAAACTAA
- the rplC gene encoding 50S ribosomal protein L3: MSLGLLGRKVGMMRIFTDDGDSIPVTVLDVSNNRIAQIKTPETDGYSAVQVVFGQRRASRVTKAAAGHYAKAGVEAGTLLKEFRIDAAKAAELKAGEVIAASLFEVGQKIDVQGTSIGKGYAGTIKRHNFASGRATHGNSRSHNVPGSIGMAQDPGRVFPGKRMTGHMGDVTVTTQNLEIARIDADRQLLLVKGAVPGAKNGQVVVSPAVKVKAKKGA; the protein is encoded by the coding sequence ATGAGCCTTGGCCTCCTCGGTCGCAAGGTTGGCATGATGCGCATCTTCACGGACGACGGGGATTCGATCCCTGTGACCGTGCTGGACGTGTCGAACAACCGTATCGCGCAAATCAAAACTCCTGAAACGGATGGTTACTCCGCTGTTCAGGTCGTATTCGGTCAACGTCGCGCTTCCCGCGTGACCAAAGCCGCTGCGGGTCACTACGCCAAAGCTGGTGTCGAAGCCGGTACTCTGTTGAAAGAGTTCCGTATCGACGCAGCAAAAGCTGCCGAACTGAAAGCTGGCGAAGTCATCGCCGCTTCGCTGTTCGAAGTCGGTCAGAAGATCGACGTGCAGGGCACCTCGATCGGTAAAGGCTATGCCGGTACCATCAAGCGTCACAACTTCGCATCCGGCCGTGCAACCCACGGTAACTCCCGTTCGCACAACGTACCAGGCTCCATCGGTATGGCGCAGGATCCGGGCCGCGTGTTCCCTGGCAAGCGCATGACCGGTCACATGGGCGACGTTACCGTCACCACCCAGAACCTGGAAATCGCTCGTATCGACGCCGACCGTCAGCTGCTGCTGGTCAAGGGCGCGGTACCAGGCGCGAAAAACGGTCAGGTGGTCGTATCGCCAGCCGTTAAAGTCAAAGCTAAGAAGGGAGCTTAA
- the tssK gene encoding type VI secretion system baseplate subunit TssK: MNLPLKVLWGEGIAIGPHQLQQMDRYHEIRLQQLAMTLNPCLWGVRKAKWNIDALANNVLMATELALVFQDGEIYDAPLSEQAPAAVDLSTLPAELQTFTYYAALPIVNGHGHNMAAEGRYMRTDGGTADLFSHMAPTSVAYLAKNVRLLPHTVSRSAYFSVPVIRIRRASTGGFESDPTFMPPSVTLATAAGLPTLLDALLAKLNAKIAALYERQRMNHRQAFEVHSGDFSSFWMLNVLCTAAAPLTHCASFRLHHPEYVFDRLTALAGGLMTFSPKFTLADLPTYRHDDPGPGFERLDAIIRDLIDTVISSRYFVIPLASAAERPSIFHGMLDASRVDHRTQLCLAVSANMSALDLVPAVLSRFKIGSPDDVEHMISVALPGVELVHMAQLPTEIPVRPNTYYFSLTARGKLYEEMLKAQAITLYTPSGIDGLQFELFGISP; the protein is encoded by the coding sequence ATGAATCTTCCCTTGAAAGTATTATGGGGCGAGGGTATCGCGATCGGCCCGCATCAGCTTCAGCAAATGGACCGTTACCACGAAATCCGGCTCCAACAGCTTGCGATGACGCTCAATCCTTGCTTGTGGGGCGTGCGCAAGGCCAAGTGGAATATCGACGCGCTGGCCAATAACGTATTGATGGCCACTGAGCTTGCGCTGGTGTTCCAGGATGGCGAAATCTACGACGCGCCACTTTCCGAACAGGCACCGGCAGCGGTGGACCTGTCCACGCTTCCTGCCGAGCTCCAGACGTTTACCTACTACGCAGCGCTACCAATCGTGAATGGTCATGGCCACAACATGGCTGCCGAAGGCCGTTACATGCGGACGGATGGTGGAACAGCCGACCTGTTCTCGCACATGGCGCCGACCTCCGTTGCCTACCTGGCTAAGAATGTGCGCTTGCTGCCGCATACGGTATCGCGCAGCGCATACTTTTCGGTCCCTGTCATTCGCATCCGTCGCGCCAGCACCGGCGGCTTCGAATCCGATCCGACCTTCATGCCACCCTCGGTCACGCTGGCGACGGCGGCAGGCCTGCCCACATTGCTCGATGCGCTGTTGGCCAAGCTGAACGCCAAGATCGCGGCACTGTATGAGCGGCAACGCATGAACCACCGGCAGGCGTTCGAGGTGCACAGTGGCGATTTCTCGTCGTTCTGGATGCTCAACGTGCTCTGCACTGCTGCGGCGCCGCTGACGCATTGCGCCAGCTTCCGCCTTCACCATCCCGAGTACGTGTTCGACCGGCTGACGGCGCTGGCCGGCGGATTGATGACGTTCTCGCCCAAGTTTACGCTGGCCGATCTGCCCACATACCGGCATGATGATCCCGGCCCTGGTTTCGAGAGGCTCGACGCCATCATCCGCGACCTGATCGACACCGTGATCTCTTCACGCTACTTCGTCATTCCATTGGCCTCGGCAGCCGAACGACCTTCTATCTTCCACGGCATGCTCGATGCGTCCCGCGTCGATCACCGCACCCAGTTATGCCTGGCGGTAAGCGCGAACATGTCGGCGCTGGACCTGGTACCAGCCGTACTGTCGCGCTTCAAGATCGGCTCGCCGGATGATGTCGAGCACATGATCAGCGTGGCGCTGCCGGGCGTGGAGCTGGTACACATGGCGCAATTGCCTACGGAAATCCCTGTGCGGCCAAACACTTATTACTTTTCCCTGACAGCCAGGGGCAAGCTATACGAGGAAATGCTGAAGGCCCAAGCCATCACGCTGTATACGCCTTCCGGCATCGATGGATTGCAGTTCGAGCTGTTCGGCATCTCCCCTTGA
- a CDS encoding DUF2269 family protein, with protein sequence MACNPVIGGGREPPDRRVERLPGPRALPPKGPERRTGGFDAIIATMTAYMLLKLLHVLSSTVLFGTGMGIAFFKWITDRAGDVRAIRIVTERTVLADWLFTTPAVIVQPVTGFAMVWLAGYPLSSQWIAWSVALYLLAGACWLPVVWLQMRMRDLARVADAGNTPLPPLYWRYQRWWFVLGIPAFSALVVIFWLMLNKPA encoded by the coding sequence TTGGCATGCAACCCTGTCATCGGCGGCGGCCGCGAGCCGCCGGATCGCCGCGTGGAGCGGCTCCCCGGGCCGCGTGCCCTGCCGCCAAAGGGCCCGGAGCGGCGCACCGGCGGCTTCGATGCCATAATCGCCACCATGACCGCCTACATGCTGCTGAAACTGCTTCACGTGCTGAGTTCCACCGTGCTGTTCGGCACCGGCATGGGGATCGCCTTCTTCAAATGGATCACCGACCGCGCCGGCGACGTGCGGGCGATCCGCATCGTCACCGAGCGCACGGTACTGGCCGACTGGCTGTTCACCACGCCGGCCGTGATCGTCCAGCCGGTTACCGGCTTCGCGATGGTCTGGCTGGCCGGCTACCCCCTGTCCAGCCAATGGATCGCCTGGTCCGTGGCGCTGTACCTGCTGGCCGGCGCCTGCTGGCTGCCCGTCGTGTGGCTGCAGATGCGGATGCGCGACCTGGCGCGGGTTGCCGATGCGGGGAACACGCCGCTGCCGCCGCTGTACTGGCGTTACCAGCGCTGGTGGTTCGTGCTCGGCATTCCCGCGTTCAGCGCGCTAGTGGTGATTTTCTGGCTGATGCTCAATAAGCCGGCCTGA
- the rplB gene encoding 50S ribosomal protein L2: MALVKMKPTSPGRRGMVKVVTEGLYKGRPLAALVEKKSKTAGRNNNGHITTRHIGGGHKQHYRLVDFKRNKDGIPAKVERIEYDPNRTAHIALLCYADGERKYVIASKGLSVGDTLMNGSEAPIKAGNTLPIRNIPVGTVIHCVEMLPGKGAQMARTAGAGVVLMAREGTYAQVRLRSGEVRRVHIECRATVGEVGNAEHSLRKIGKAGAMRWRGVRPTVRGVVMNPVDHPHGGGEGKTAAGRHPVSPWGQQTKGKKTRSNKRTSSMIVSRRGKK, encoded by the coding sequence ATGGCACTCGTTAAGATGAAGCCAACCTCCCCAGGCCGTCGCGGCATGGTGAAGGTGGTGACCGAAGGCCTGTACAAAGGTCGTCCGCTCGCCGCCCTGGTTGAGAAAAAATCGAAGACCGCCGGCCGTAACAACAACGGCCACATCACCACCCGTCACATCGGTGGTGGTCACAAGCAGCACTACCGCCTGGTCGACTTCAAGCGCAACAAGGATGGCATCCCTGCGAAAGTGGAACGTATCGAATACGATCCAAACCGCACGGCGCACATCGCCCTGCTGTGCTACGCCGACGGCGAGCGCAAGTATGTCATCGCTTCCAAAGGCCTGTCCGTCGGCGATACGCTGATGAACGGTTCCGAAGCGCCGATCAAGGCCGGTAACACCCTGCCGATCCGCAACATCCCGGTCGGTACCGTGATCCACTGCGTCGAAATGCTGCCAGGTAAGGGTGCCCAGATGGCCCGTACCGCCGGCGCCGGCGTCGTGCTGATGGCCCGCGAAGGTACTTACGCTCAGGTGCGTCTGCGCTCCGGCGAAGTGCGCCGCGTGCATATCGAATGCCGCGCAACCGTGGGCGAAGTCGGCAATGCCGAACACAGCCTGCGCAAGATCGGTAAAGCCGGTGCGATGCGTTGGCGCGGTGTGCGTCCGACCGTCCGTGGTGTCGTCATGAACCCGGTCGATCACCCGCACGGTGGTGGTGAGGGCAAGACGGCAGCTGGTCGTCACCCAGTGTCGCCATGGGGCCAGCAGACCAAGGGCAAGAAGACGCGTTCGAACAAGCGTACTTCTTCGATGATCGTCTCGCGCCGCGGCAAGAAATAA
- the rplW gene encoding 50S ribosomal protein L23, which yields MSAVKFSEERLLKVLVAPVISEKATMVAEKNEQIVFRVAPDATKPEIKAAVELLFKVEVESVQTVNREGKVKRSGRFIGRRNATKRAFVCLKPGQEINFSEEAK from the coding sequence ATGAGCGCCGTCAAATTTAGCGAAGAGCGCCTGTTGAAGGTGCTGGTGGCGCCGGTCATTTCCGAGAAGGCCACGATGGTCGCGGAAAAGAACGAACAGATCGTGTTCCGTGTTGCTCCGGACGCGACCAAGCCAGAAATCAAGGCCGCCGTTGAACTGCTGTTCAAGGTTGAAGTGGAATCGGTGCAGACCGTAAACCGCGAAGGTAAAGTCAAGCGCTCGGGTCGTTTCATCGGCCGTCGCAATGCTACCAAGCGTGCTTTCGTGTGCCTGAAGCCTGGCCAGGAAATCAATTTCTCCGAGGAGGCTAAATAA
- the rplE gene encoding 50S ribosomal protein L5, translating into MARLQQVYKEKVVSELTEKFGYKSVMEVPRLTKITLNMGVGEAIADKKVLEHAVGDLTKIAGQKPVTTKSRKAIAGFKIREGYPIGTMVTLRGARMYEFLDRFITVALPRVRDFRGVSGRSFDGRGNYNIGVKEQIIFPEIEYDKIDALRGMNISITTTAKTDDEAKALLAAFKFPFRN; encoded by the coding sequence ATGGCCCGTCTGCAACAAGTATACAAAGAGAAGGTCGTTTCCGAGCTGACCGAGAAATTCGGCTACAAATCGGTAATGGAAGTGCCACGCCTGACCAAGATCACCCTGAACATGGGTGTTGGCGAAGCAATCGCCGACAAGAAAGTCCTGGAACACGCTGTTGGCGACCTGACCAAGATCGCCGGCCAGAAGCCGGTGACGACCAAGTCGCGTAAAGCAATCGCCGGTTTCAAGATCCGCGAAGGCTACCCGATCGGTACGATGGTGACCCTGCGCGGCGCCCGTATGTACGAATTCCTGGATCGCTTCATCACCGTGGCACTGCCACGCGTGCGTGACTTCCGTGGTGTGTCCGGCCGTTCGTTCGATGGCCGCGGCAATTACAACATCGGCGTCAAAGAGCAGATCATCTTCCCGGAAATCGAGTACGACAAGATTGACGCGCTGCGCGGCATGAACATCTCGATCACGACGACCGCCAAGACCGACGACGAAGCCAAAGCTCTGCTCGCCGCATTCAAATTCCCGTTCAGGAACTAA
- the rplN gene encoding 50S ribosomal protein L14: MIQTESRLEVADNTGAKEVMCIKVLGGSKRRYAGIGDVIKVTVKVAQPRGRVKKGEIYNAVVVRTAKGVRRQDGSLVKFDGNAAVLLNSKLEPIGTRIFGPVTRELRTEKFMKIVSLAPEVL, from the coding sequence ATGATTCAAACTGAAAGCCGGCTCGAGGTAGCCGACAACACCGGTGCGAAAGAAGTTATGTGCATCAAGGTGTTGGGCGGTTCCAAGCGCCGTTACGCTGGCATCGGCGACGTGATCAAGGTCACGGTTAAAGTGGCTCAGCCTCGCGGCCGTGTCAAAAAAGGTGAAATTTATAACGCCGTGGTTGTGCGCACCGCTAAGGGTGTGCGTCGCCAGGACGGTTCCCTGGTCAAGTTCGATGGCAACGCTGCCGTCCTGCTGAACTCCAAGCTGGAACCGATCGGTACCCGTATCTTTGGCCCGGTGACGCGCGAACTGCGCACCGAGAAGTTCATGAAGATCGTGTCCCTGGCACCGGAAGTCCTGTAA
- the rplP gene encoding 50S ribosomal protein L16 — protein sequence MLQPSRRKYRKEQKGRNTGISHTRGTAVSFGEFGLKAVARGRITARQIEAARRAMTRHIKRGGRIWIRIFPDKPISNKPAEVRMGNGKGNPEYYVAEIQPGKVLYEMDGVDETLAREAFRLAAAKLPLATTFVVRQVGQ from the coding sequence ATGCTGCAACCATCCCGCAGGAAGTATCGTAAAGAGCAGAAGGGCCGTAACACCGGCATTTCGCACACGCGCGGCACTGCCGTGTCGTTCGGCGAATTCGGTCTGAAAGCCGTCGCACGTGGCCGTATCACCGCCCGTCAGATCGAAGCTGCCCGTCGTGCCATGACCCGTCACATCAAGCGTGGCGGCCGTATCTGGATCCGTATCTTCCCGGACAAGCCGATTTCGAACAAGCCGGCCGAAGTCCGTATGGGTAACGGTAAAGGTAATCCGGAGTACTACGTGGCTGAAATCCAGCCAGGTAAAGTGCTGTATGAAATGGACGGCGTGGACGAAACGCTGGCACGCGAAGCGTTCCGCCTGGCTGCCGCCAAACTGCCTCTGGCAACCACCTTCGTGGTGCGCCAGGTTGGCCAATAA
- the rplD gene encoding 50S ribosomal protein L4, protein MELKLLNAEGQAASNVAAADTVFGRDYNEALIHQIVVAYAANARSGNRAQKDREQVHHTTKKPWRQKGTGRARAGMSSSPLWRGGGRIFPNSPDENFTHKVNKKMYRAGLCSILSQLAREERLVVIEDLSIEAPKTKLLSQKLAGMGLDSVLIITENIEENLLLASRNLPNVLVVEPRHADPMSLVFYKKILVTKAALAKIEELLA, encoded by the coding sequence ATGGAACTCAAGCTCTTGAACGCTGAAGGTCAAGCCGCGTCGAACGTTGCTGCTGCAGACACCGTCTTCGGCCGTGATTACAACGAAGCCCTGATCCACCAGATCGTGGTTGCTTATGCAGCGAACGCCCGTAGCGGCAACCGCGCGCAGAAGGACCGTGAACAGGTTCACCACACGACCAAGAAGCCTTGGCGCCAGAAAGGCACCGGCCGCGCCCGTGCTGGTATGTCGTCGTCGCCACTGTGGCGTGGCGGTGGTCGCATCTTCCCGAACTCGCCTGACGAGAACTTCACCCACAAAGTGAACAAGAAGATGTACCGCGCCGGCCTGTGCTCGATCCTGTCCCAGCTGGCTCGCGAAGAGCGCCTGGTCGTGATCGAAGATCTGTCGATCGAAGCCCCGAAAACCAAGCTGCTGTCGCAAAAGCTGGCTGGCATGGGTCTGGATTCGGTCCTGATCATCACCGAGAACATCGAAGAAAACCTGCTGCTGGCTTCCCGCAACCTGCCGAACGTGCTGGTCGTGGAACCGCGTCATGCAGATCCAATGTCGCTGGTCTTCTACAAGAAGATCCTGGTTACCAAAGCGGCACTGGCCAAGATTGAGGAGTTGCTGGCATGA